Part of the Crossiella cryophila genome, GACGATTCGGTGGCGCGGCTGGTGCGGCGGCGGCCGATGTTGTTGCGGCGCGGGCGTGGGCACACCCCGGAACCGTTGCCACTGCCCTATCTCGCGCCGGAACCGGTGCTCGCGCTCGGCTCCCGCTCCGACCACACCGTCTGCCTCGCCCTGGGTGAGTCGGCGGTGCTCGGGCCGCACCACGGCGCACTGGAGGCCATGCCGCCGTTCACCGCGCTGCACCGCTCGGCCGAGCTGCTCTGTCACCAGTTCGGGGTGGCGCCCAAGGTGTTCGCGCACGACCTGCACCCCCGGCACCCCTCCACCCTGCACGCGCTGCGCCGCCCCTCGGCCCGCCGGATCGCGGTGCAGCACCACCACGCGCACCTGGCCGCCACCGCCGCCGAGCACCGGGTGCGCGCGCCGTTCCTCGGGCTGGCCTACGACGAGATCGCGCTGGGCGACGACGGCACGCTGTGGGGCGGCGAACTGCTGCTGTGCGACTACACCGGCTACCGGCGGCTGGGCCGCTTCGGCCACGCGCCACTACCCGGCGGGCCGAGCGCGGTGCGCCACCCCGCGCAGATGGCCCTTGGCTACCTCGCCGGCAGCGAGATGCTCGGCTCCGCCCGGCCGACCCTGCCGCTGACCAAGGCGTTCCTGTCCCGGTTCCCGCCGGGGCGGCTGGCCGCGGTGCGCCGGATGGTGCGGGAACGGCCGGGTCCGGTGACCTCCAGCGTGGCCAGGCTCTTCGACGCGGTGGCCAGCCTGCTCGGCATCCGGGACGAGAACGGCTATCCCGGCGAGGCGTTGCTGCACCTGGAACACGCCGCCGCCCGCTACGGCCGGGCCCCAGCCCTGCCCTGGCGGCTGGTCCGCCGGGACGACCTGCACGTGGTCGATCCGGTGCCGACGCTGCGCGCGGTGCTCGCCCAGGCCCAGCACCGCCCGGTCGGCGAGGTCGCCGCCCGCTTCCACAGCACGGTGGCCGAGGTCAGCGCGGCCATGCTGGCCAAGGCCGCCCGGCGCACCGGGGTGTGGCGGATCTGCCTTGGCGGCTCGGTGTTCCAGAACCGGCTGCTCACCGAGACCCTGCTGGACCTGCTCGCCGAGGGCGGCTACCAGGCGTGCGTCGGATCGCTGGCGCCGGTGAACGACGGCGGGCTCAGCTACGGGCAGGCGGTGGTCGCCTCGGCCCGGCTGGCCGCGGAGTGAGGCCGCGGGTCTTTCGGCGGTCCGGCCGGGACCTTCGGCCCTGCTGGGCGGGCCGGGGCAGGTCGCAGGCTGGCTGCCGGGGCCACGCGGCGAGACGGGGTGTCATGTTCGAGACCACCAGCCGGTGGGAGCTGACCGAGCGGGAATGCCTGCACCTGCTGGGCATCGCGCCGATCGGCCGGATCGTGTTCACCGAGCAGGCGCTGCCCGCGATCCTGCCGGTGCGGTTCGTGCTGCGTGAGGGCGGGATCATCCTGCGCACCACCGCGGACAGCAGACTGGCCAGGGCGGTGCGGGACGCGGTGGTGGCCTTCGAGGTCGACCACTTCACCGATGCGCACTGCGCGGGCTGGAGCGTGGTGGCGCTGGGCCGGGTGCGTGCGCTGCGGGATCCGTTGCCCGCCAACGTGTTGGCCGTGCTGGAGCGGTGTGCGGGACCGGCCGCGGCACGCCCGCACTACCTGCGGATCGGCATCGAACTGCTCTCCGGCCACCGCCGGGACGCCTGAGTCCCTGGCGGCCAGGGTCTTTCGGCACTGATCCGGCCGGATCGCGGTGGCCACGCTGTACGCCTGCCGACGAGTGGAGGACCCGTGATCGAGCCGGACACACCCCGGATCGTGCTCGACCAGGACGGCGGGCTCGCGCTGGCCCGGCTGCTGGATGAGACGGTGCGCGCCGAGCTGAACCTGCCGAGGCCACCGCAGGACGCCGCGGTGTTCCCGGTGTCCGCCGGGCCGGTGGCGCTGACCGTGGACGCCTACGTGGCCGCGCCCCGGTTCTTCCCCGGCGGCGACCTGGGTTCGCTCGCGGTGCACGGCACGATCAACAACCTGGCCATGCGCGGCGCCGAACCGGTGGCGCTTGGCCTGGCCTACGTGGTCGAGGAGGGCCTGCCGGTCGCCGAGCTGCACCGGGTGACCGTCTCGGTGGCCAAGGCCGCGCAGGCCGCCGGGGTGCCGGTGGTCACCGGCGACACCAAGATCGTGCCAAGGGGCGCGGTGGACGGGTTGCAGCTGACCGCGACCGGCCTTGGCGTGACGCTGACCAACGCGCCACCCACCGCGGGCCGGGGTCTGCCGGGGGATGTCGTGGTGCTGTCCGGCCCGATCGGCCTGCACGGGGCGGCCATGCTGGACGCGCGGGACGAACTGGGCCTGGCCGTGTCCATCCGCTCCGACACCCGGCCGCTGCATCGCCTGGTGGCCGCGATGACCGCGGCCGGTGGCGGCGGGGTGCACGCGTTGCGCGATCCCGGCCGCGGTGGACTGGCCGGGGCGCTCACCGGGCTGGCCGGCGCGGCGGGGGTGGGGATCGAGCTGTTCGAGGCGGCGGTGCCGGTGCCGGTGGAGGTCGCCGCGGCGGGCAAGGTCTTCGACGCCGACCCGTGGGAACTGCCCTCGGCGGGCTGCCTGGTCGCGCTGCTGCGCCCGGCCGCGGCCGAGGGGGTGCTCGCGGCCATGCGCGCCGAACCCGGCGGCGCCCAGGCCACCGTGATCGGCGAGGTCACCCCAGGGCCCGCGGGTCAGGTGACCGCGTGGACGGTGGGCGGGATAGCCCGTCCGGTGGAACCCCCGGCGGTGGCCCGGTTCGCCCGCCTGTTCTGACCCCGACCGAGTGGTAGGTTCCCCGGACTTTCACCGGTGG contains:
- the hypF gene encoding carbamoyltransferase HypF, whose translation is MTAAAFHLDDNDPRHSIPADLAPCRDCLRELFDPADRRHRYPFISCADCGPRAAIAEQVPGDRAHATTARFLMCPACAGEYTDPDSRRHRCASLACPDCGPRLSWYGTETGDPLDTAVRALRRGGIVAVKGVAGYQLLCVADREEPVRALRVAKGRPAKPFAVLVADLAAARRSAVVPPEAALLLYSPRRPTVLLRRGAEDGFAMAVAPDLPEIGLALPQSPLQHLLLAELGRPLVLTAGRREGQGAITEEEVAVRELGPRCAGVLSHDLPIALGQDDSVARLVRRRPMLLRRGRGHTPEPLPLPYLAPEPVLALGSRSDHTVCLALGESAVLGPHHGALEAMPPFTALHRSAELLCHQFGVAPKVFAHDLHPRHPSTLHALRRPSARRIAVQHHHAHLAATAAEHRVRAPFLGLAYDEIALGDDGTLWGGELLLCDYTGYRRLGRFGHAPLPGGPSAVRHPAQMALGYLAGSEMLGSARPTLPLTKAFLSRFPPGRLAAVRRMVRERPGPVTSSVARLFDAVASLLGIRDENGYPGEALLHLEHAAARYGRAPALPWRLVRRDDLHVVDPVPTLRAVLAQAQHRPVGEVAARFHSTVAEVSAAMLAKAARRTGVWRICLGGSVFQNRLLTETLLDLLAEGGYQACVGSLAPVNDGGLSYGQAVVASARLAAE
- the hypE gene encoding hydrogenase expression/formation protein HypE translates to MIEPDTPRIVLDQDGGLALARLLDETVRAELNLPRPPQDAAVFPVSAGPVALTVDAYVAAPRFFPGGDLGSLAVHGTINNLAMRGAEPVALGLAYVVEEGLPVAELHRVTVSVAKAAQAAGVPVVTGDTKIVPRGAVDGLQLTATGLGVTLTNAPPTAGRGLPGDVVVLSGPIGLHGAAMLDARDELGLAVSIRSDTRPLHRLVAAMTAAGGGGVHALRDPGRGGLAGALTGLAGAAGVGIELFEAAVPVPVEVAAAGKVFDADPWELPSAGCLVALLRPAAAEGVLAAMRAEPGGAQATVIGEVTPGPAGQVTAWTVGGIARPVEPPAVARFARLF
- a CDS encoding pyridoxamine 5'-phosphate oxidase family protein, producing the protein MFETTSRWELTERECLHLLGIAPIGRIVFTEQALPAILPVRFVLREGGIILRTTADSRLARAVRDAVVAFEVDHFTDAHCAGWSVVALGRVRALRDPLPANVLAVLERCAGPAAARPHYLRIGIELLSGHRRDA